The following coding sequences are from one Xiphophorus couchianus chromosome 22, X_couchianus-1.0, whole genome shotgun sequence window:
- the LOC114137822 gene encoding LOW QUALITY PROTEIN: inositol 1,4,5-trisphosphate receptor-interacting protein (The sequence of the model RefSeq protein was modified relative to this genomic sequence to represent the inferred CDS: inserted 1 base in 1 codon), translated as MQGTIARVCMVVAAAILNHPLLFPPENTTLPEQDEDLVARMREHEEMLEMEHARLEIELAQLDSELEETPSDQGFSWYFWSAVSFVVFLAIEMCRADIAEDAIHPVEDEDVIFETVSAPPRTMDKNALRNFCDKCTYTSSHEIWKVREFVEGFADDLLESLRSMCDREVDMEVGDFIGVGSMFESWKVCQPLMCDLLVPFSPPDPHSFQYHLWCSSSSDIPPDMQCCGTIKVTMFGEDEEACLCGSANLGEDMLCLLHNKSKVVKVNRSPDELLCSYGTHFLAKDQVMRWFQIAVTKAWAGISHKYDFEVTFRSLDAAGALKIRFRSGKVIVLNLIPVVQLEDTNAYFVSHFPSDHNGFPDPYWPLSLSVCERNLLKYLASGXNSCHLHCLQVATFLHRKQLSLTGESALTSYHFKTAMVHLLLNTKTSAWGAASLERRLQDVFSFLQRSLQEKRLYHALIGNRKVPRDIRVPERFRKAEPINLFRSLVLRRELYAATVRHFQEMLRNAPVLIEEYTPYLSNGY; from the exons ATGCAGGGAACCATAGCACGTGTCTGCATGGTGGTGGCGGCTGCCATACTGAATCACCCGTTACTCTTCCCCCCTGAAAACACCACGCTGCCGGAGCAAGATGAGGATCTGGTGGCTCGGATGCGGGAGCACGAAGAGATGCTGGAGATGGAACATGCCAGGCTGGAGATAGAACTTGCGCAGCTGGACTCTGAGCTGGAGGAGACCCCATCGGATCAAGGTTTCAGTTGGTACTTTTGGAGCGCCGTGTCTTTCGTCGTATTCCTTGCCATCGAGATGTGCAGAGCAGATATCGCAGAAGATGCAATTCATCCAGTTGAGGATGAAGATGTAATATTTGAGACCGTATCCGCCCCACCCAGGACGATGGATAAGAATGCCCTGAGGAACTTCTGCGATAAATGCACCTATACCTCATCCCATGAAATCTGGAAAGTGAGGGAGTTTGTGGAGGGTTTTGCCGACGACCTGCTAGAGTCGCTCCGGAGCATGTGTGACAGGGAGGTGGACATGGAAGTTGGTGATTTCATTGGCGTAGGAAGCATGTTTGAGTCTTGGAAGGTGTGCCAGCCTCTGATGTGTGACCTTTTAGTGCCTTTCTCACCTCCTGATCCTCACTCTTTCCAGTACCATCTGTGGTGCAGCTCCTCTAGTGACATTCCACCAGACATGCAGTGTTGTGGCACCATAAAGGTGACCATGTTTGGGGAGGATGAAGAAGCCTGCCTATGTGGTTCTGCCAACCTTGGGGAGGACATGCTTTGTCTATTGCATAACAAGAGCAAGGTGGTCAAAGTGAACCGCAGCCCCGATGAACTCCTGTGCTCCTATGGCACACATTTCTTAGCCAAAGATCAAGTCATGCGGTGGTTTCAGATTGCTGTCACCAAAGCGTGGGCCGGAATCTCCCACAAATACGACTTTGAGGTCACTTTTCGGAGCCTGGATGCTGCCGGTGCTCTGAAGATCCGATTCCGTTCTGGAAAAGTCATCGTACTGAACCTCATCCCCGTGGTCCAGCTGGAAGACACGAACGCTTATTTTGTCTCGCACTTTCCGTCAGACCACAACGGTTTCCCAGACCCATACTGGCCTCTCTCCTTATCTGTCTGCGAGAGAAATTTGCTGAAGTATTTAGCAAGTG AAAATTCTTGCCACTTGCACTGCCTTCAGGTCGCTACTTTCCTGCACAGAAAGCAGTTGAGTCTGACAGGAGAGTCTGCACTCACTAGCTACCACTTCAAGACCGCCATGGTGCACTTGCTACTTAACACCAAGACCTCTGCATGGGGAGCAGCCAGTTTGGAGCGTAGGCTTCAGGACGTGTTCAGCTTCTTGCAGAGGAGTTTGCAGGAGAAGAGACTGTACCACGCTCTAATTGGGAACAGGAAAGTGCCTCGGGACATTCGGGTTCCTGAGAGGTTCCGCAAAGCAGAACCCATCAATCTGTTCAGGTCATTGGTGCTGAGGAGGGAGCTTTATGCAGCGACCGTTAGGCACTTCCAAGAGATGTTGAGAAATGCACCTGTTCTTATAGAAGAGTATACACCTTACTTATCCAATGGATATTAA
- the LOC114137824 gene encoding glutathione S-transferase omega-1-like produces the protein MATEKCFAKGSPAPGPVPKGQLHLYSMRFCPFAQRTRLALNSKGIKYDTININLKEKPEWFLEKNPLGLVPALETSAGEVIYESSITCEYLDEAYPEKKLLPSSPFGKAQQRMLLEHFSKVIPYFYKIPSARRTGEDVSTQEVELKEKFAKLNEHLEKKKTKFFEGDTITMIDYMMWPFFERIEVLELKHCLDHTPELKKWTERMLEDPAVKATMFNMDTHKAFYKSVAEGKPDYDLGL, from the exons ATGGCTACTGAAAAATGTTTCGCTAAAG GAAGCCCTGCACCTGGCCCTGTTCCCAAAGGTCAACTGCATCTCTACAGCATGAGATTTTGCCCTTTTGCTCAAAGGACCAGATTAGCGCTGAATTCCAAAGGGAtcaa ATATGACACCATCAACATCAATTTGAAAGAGAAACCCGAGTGGTTTCTTGAAAAGAACCCTCTCGGTCTTGTGCCTGCACTGGAGACATCTGCTGGTGAAGTTATATACGAGTCTTCCATCACCTGTGAGTATCTGGATGAAGCGTATCCTGAGAAAAAGCTTCTTCCATCCTCTCCTTTTGGAAAAGCCCAACAAAGAATGCTGCTGGAGCATTTTTCCAAG gtaaTACCTTACTTCTACAAGATCCCTTCAGCAAGAAGGACTGGAGAGGATGTCTCTACACAGGAAGTTGAGCTGAAAGAGAAATTTGCTAAATTGAATGAG CACttggagaagaaaaagacaaagttctTTGAAGGTGACACCATCACAATGATCGACTACATGATGTGGCCATTTTTTGAGAGGATTGAGGTCTTGGAGCTGAAGCA CTGCCTGGACCACACTCCTGAGCTGAAGAAGTGGACTGAGCGCATGCTGGAGGATCCAGCTGTTAAAGCCACCATGTTCAACATGGACACCCACAAAGCCTTCTACAAGAGCGTTGCTGAGGGGAAACCCGACTATGACCTCGGCCTGTAA
- the fas gene encoding tumor necrosis factor receptor superfamily member 6 yields MVSSRKFSEGLLLFCVFFFPNVVSPVSTEPNVRHSSQEKLRVKRQGCQDGTYEHGGINCCKCAAGQRLEEHCTETANYGKCVFCEDGTYNSEPNSKDSCEICTSCGPENANLEEDRPCTTIQDRTCRCKEGHYCNTAEGTCKICHPCTRCSSIKEHCTATTDTVCNEESTGLSGGAVAGIVIAVLFFVAALGVVVFWKNILGFFKRDTSNSPGPVNDPLLPVEMEPHIVEVAEIIGWKDMRQIALGCQMANSIENVKLSHPNDSEMWTQELLNKWVELKGRPASVELIATLRKMGKNNKADKIKEKLYPIDSPAQLSSA; encoded by the exons ATGGTGTCCTCACGCAAGTTCTCCGAGggtcttcttttattttgtgttttcttttttccaaa TGTTGTTTCTCCGGTATCTACCGAACCAAATGTCCGACACTCGTCTCAAGAAAAGCTTCGTGTGAAAAGGCAGGGATGTCAAGATGGCACTTACGAGCACGGAGGCATAAACTGCTGTAAATGTGCAGCTg GTCAGCGACTGGAAGAGCACTGCACTGAAACGGCAAACTAtggaaaatgtgtattttgtgaAGATGGGACTTATAACAGTGAACCCAATTCTAAGGACTCCTGTGAAATCTGCACATCCTGCGGTCCAGAAAACG ctaATTTAGAAGAAGACAGACCCTGCACCACTATCCAAGACAGAACGTGTAGATGTAAGGAAGGTCACTACTGCAATACTGCAGAAGGAACCTGTAAAATCTGCCATCCCTGTACAAG ATGTTCTTCCATTAAAGAGCACTGCACAGCCACCACTGATACGGTTTGCAACGAGGAAAGTACAG GTTTATCAGGTGGTGCAGTCGCTGGCATTGtgattgcagttttgttttttgtcgcTGCTCTTGGAGTAGTAGTGTTCTGGAAGAACATTTTGG GGTTTTTTAAACGAGACACATCAAATTCCCCTGGCCCTGTG AATGACCCACTTCTTCCAG TGGAGATGGAGCCGCACATAGTGGAAGTTGCAGAAATAATCGGCTGGAAAGATATGAGACAAATTGCACTCGGCTGTCAGATGGCAAATTCCATTGAGAATGTAAAACTCAGCCACCCCAATGACAGTGAAATGTGGACCCAAGAACTACTGAATAAATGGGTGGAGCTGAAGGGCAGGCCTGCCTCAGTAGAGCTGATCGCGACCCTGCGgaaaatggggaaaaacaacAAGGCGGACAAAATCAAAGAGAAACTGTATCCGATCGACTCTCCTGCACAACTTAGTTCtgcctaa